AGACCGTATTGTTGGAAGTAGATATGCTTACGGATTGCTTACTAACGTAACCTTGGATCACTTGGACTTTCATAAAACCTTTGACGAATACCTCAAGACAAAAGCTTCGTTTTTCAGCCAACTAGGACAGGGTGCAGCGGTGAACTACGACGATGAGCACAGGACCAGCTTCATTGATAGCAGTAACGTGCCGGTGATAACCTATGGCTTGAAAGAGGGGGCTGACGTAAGGGCTCATCACATCTACTCCACCAATCGAGGTACCCACTTCGATGTTGAGTACCAAAGGAAAACAGTACCGGTGGAGATTCCCCTGGTGGGTGATTTTAATGTCTATAATGCATTGGGGGTCTTTGCCATTGCCTTACAGATGTCCATAGAGCCCAGAGCGATTACCAAAGGATTGGCGCAAGTTCCCAAGGTACCCGGCCGTTTTGAATCGGTAGAAGCGGGGCAGGACTTCTTGGTTATTGTGGATTATGCTCATACCCCCGATGGACTGGAGAACGTTTTGCTTACGGCCAGAGGCTTGGTGAGGGAGCACCAGGGCAGAGTGATCTGCGTATTTGGCTGTGGGGGTGACCGGGATAAGACTAAACGGCCCCAGATGGGGCAAGTAGCCGCAAAACTTGCCGATTATGTAGTCATCACCTCGGACAATCCCCGCAGTGAGGAACCGGAAAGGATCTGCCAGGACATTGAACAGGGAATCAAGGAGACGGGCGTTCCTCCCTTGGGGTATCAGAGGATTACTGATCGCCTTTGTGCCATTAAACACGCTATCTCCGTAGCAGAACCGGGGGACCTTGTTTTGATTGCGGGAAAAGGACATGAGACCTATCAGATATTCAAAGATAAGACCATTGACTTCGATGACCGTCTTGCGGCCAGGAGGGCGTTGGGAGAACGGGGGTATGACAAATGGAGTATACAATAGGGCAAATTGCTCAAGCGGTTTCAGGAACCGTACATTTTGCCGATCACGGCACTATTGTGAAGGGAGTCAGCACCGATACCCGGACCCTTCAACCGAGGGAGCTTTTTGTGGCGCTAAAAGGTGAGACCGATGGTCACGCCTACGTTGGAGATGCCAAGGGAAAGAAAGCCGGTGCATTGCTAGTGGAAAGCTCCTATCCTCTCCAGTCCTATCCGACAATTGCCGTTGCCGATACCCTGGTCGCCTTGCAGGAGTTAGGAAAATATCATCGGAAGACCTTTGAAGTTCCCGTGGCGGCGATTACGGGTAGTAATGGCAAAACCACTACGAAGGACATGCTCGCGGGGATCCTAACACAAAAGGGACCCGTGGCCAAAACACCGGGTAACTTTAATAACGAGATAGGCCTTCCTTTGACGTTACTAAGCATTGACAAGCAGCATTCGGCTGTGGTTGTAGAAATGGGCATGCGGGGTTTGGGGCAGATTAGCCATCTGGCCGATCTAGCCAAACCCCAGGTGGGTATTGTCACCAATGTCTATCCCGTTCACTTGGAACTGCTAGGCACCATCGAGCGGATCGCCCAAGCCAAGAGCGAACTTATTGCTTCGCTTCCTCCGGGGGGCACCGCAGTCCTTAATGGGGATGACCCTCTAGTCTGTG
The Limnochordia bacterium genome window above contains:
- a CDS encoding UDP-N-acetylmuramoyl-L-alanyl-D-glutamate--2,6-diaminopimelate ligase, with the translated sequence MDWEELIQAVPTAEVFGADRPDITGIAYDSRQVQPGNLFVCIEGSRVDGHDYIDEALSRGAVAVVVTKPVPLSPRLPSLLVSDSRKALGVLAQRFYQDPTAHLTLVGITGTNGKTTSTYMLKSILEAAGHRVGLLGTIAVVIGDVQIPAQRTTAESLDFLQLIDQMRNQQITHVVAEVSSHAIALDRIVGSRYAYGLLTNVTLDHLDFHKTFDEYLKTKASFFSQLGQGAAVNYDDEHRTSFIDSSNVPVITYGLKEGADVRAHHIYSTNRGTHFDVEYQRKTVPVEIPLVGDFNVYNALGVFAIALQMSIEPRAITKGLAQVPKVPGRFESVEAGQDFLVIVDYAHTPDGLENVLLTARGLVREHQGRVICVFGCGGDRDKTKRPQMGQVAAKLADYVVITSDNPRSEEPERICQDIEQGIKETGVPPLGYQRITDRLCAIKHAISVAEPGDLVLIAGKGHETYQIFKDKTIDFDDRLAARRALGERGYDKWSIQ